The following are encoded in a window of Flavobacteriales bacterium genomic DNA:
- a CDS encoding YdcF family protein, producing MALGKGIARNAVLAFGLLYRMLRRPLRAVIFTLGASALMMIMLAFTRVPFDLHRWLGTAAGGMDRAAEAELIVVLGGSGMPSGPELLRLHHAAALAENTPGAVVVVMHPHDTAVMDAMLGELSLRGVDNGRMTPLLDGANTREQALALRAAMPGTMARRIALVTAPENCYRSVRAFRRAGFANVKGEPAWDTPMFIDLDYDHRRVGGKPYVPDVSASAALRYDFWNRLKLEITCLREFVAIGYYRLNGWI from the coding sequence ATGGCCTTGGGCAAGGGCATCGCGCGCAACGCCGTCCTCGCCTTCGGGCTGCTCTATCGAATGCTGCGCCGGCCACTTCGGGCCGTGATCTTCACGCTCGGCGCCAGTGCGCTAATGATGATCATGCTGGCTTTCACCCGTGTACCATTCGATCTGCATCGCTGGTTGGGAACGGCAGCGGGCGGGATGGACCGGGCCGCGGAGGCCGAGCTGATCGTGGTGCTGGGTGGCAGTGGCATGCCCTCGGGACCCGAGTTGTTGAGACTGCACCATGCGGCGGCGTTGGCCGAGAACACCCCGGGCGCCGTGGTGGTGGTGATGCATCCGCACGACACGGCCGTGATGGACGCCATGTTGGGCGAGTTGTCGCTGCGCGGGGTGGACAATGGGCGCATGACGCCATTGCTGGATGGTGCCAATACCCGCGAGCAGGCTCTTGCGCTACGTGCTGCCATGCCCGGTACCATGGCGCGGCGGATCGCCCTGGTCACGGCGCCGGAGAACTGCTACCGCAGCGTGCGGGCTTTTCGGCGGGCGGGATTCGCCAACGTGAAAGGTGAGCCGGCCTGGGACACTCCGATGTTCATCGACCTGGACTACGACCACCGACGGGTGGGGGGGAAGCCCTACGTGCCGGACGTCTCCGCCAGCGCCGCCCTGCGCTACGACTTCTGGAACCGCCTGAAATTGGAGATCACCTGTCTGCGCGAGTTCGTGGCCATCGGCTACTACCGGCTCAATGGCTGGATCTGA
- a CDS encoding PD40 domain-containing protein, translating to MTRSTGILLSLLFPFLAQGQGGDAQLRAKAAALFTEQRFAEALPMYSQLVSLSPSDRELNYRYGTCLLHGGADKEKAIGHLKFAVEDPATPAQAWYWLGRAHHLNYRFADALTAYQRYKGTAERKVLAEMPVDALEQQCRNGKKLLSNLKEVTVRNKVEVAESEFFRFYDLTDIGGRIVVMPDELKTPLDRKSKRRALIYLPDKPGPIHYSSYGKEGKTGLDIYRTELLPDGRFATPQKLAGFINTDEDEDFPFLHPDGKTFYFSSKGHNSMGGYDVFKAAYDPGMDAFGRPENLDFAVNTPDDDIFYVVDPEHREACFASGRSSQQGQLHVYRVSTQRQPLIITVLKGTYASEFDANDRRARIVVEDAMSREQVADARTDMNGEYVLALPRSGRFRFLVDCGPSGKTHIGQVEVPRNEQPKAYRQELGLVRHGDQEKLVIRNYFDTPLDDDLIALAMDEIRRRARLDITEAPVVDATPANEAPVADVMTRAGFTGDIDKQAALRIAEEDAADLDRQAMELDGRAKEAWTIALEAIAEAERGTKEASALLESAANEDDDRLRDQRMTEAARLRQHAREAGQRAQAAQRTARDLENEELATRQQAAQAGKLATDLRTTLSTGKDEQALPHLTALRERVDLRGSAQAQADITERMRRDAADQERESAKALQRAQAKRGEENELADRIRRLEREEQEAKGRSRKDQIAAELTQLREQHGHLKQETAAAFAKARTMERDATLMRGQASLARHLVSTNDRGSVTVPDQGKRDGLATRIVQAQDRIEALPIDERFDAMIAASPADVEARTFDWDLATAGVAMGGVRPGTRAMDRGEEDAQRAAARSTVIASEGTADAATPKGARVEQPGISKDAPDAEEAIAARTNPGTEKAAPRTTEIQRTEAIDAPRRAEVKEVAANADDRFMLENEAAELRQMAAAERNKVRRDSLERRAVELERRIALSPSAPIDDAPAATTELGAAWSEDGEDLADARPQDPTRVPLVFGPDAKPEEIIDRLYPGYQGDKTRLERLTDADERAAGLHGLELMLADSIRGEMALQVAVLELDPLQADRVLPRVERLRKLREEHLRLAEEHLAGRQREIAELAADAGSEAPANANGKRHGNGTVGHDPILDRFVAYAEDVRQVYASRVAYRSKKVDDAVAFKDADLVRIEALTGQIDSLVHEAAGKPRKEYDRLQRNADRLRDEQLIISTDMGQRTAFLSREEWRVAQDSLKGQEKTVSKRGLPPTEPLLLMAQGMKSDAQRQFDQAAQLRKRADRIDDIMERDSLYRTAYGLELQALRELDRALTVNSHLAGGDHLRGETLTYEQVAMKVFGITETMLADARRPATPAARSREEVQAEKPAVELALRDVVAERDEAQEASRAFNAAPVAPPLVADDAVAIVRTTEAETVTERPAPAEDPRVAEARARAEADAQRREAAVAPTADEVLKRYKHFLDPDLAQLASMDMKEPAAPRLMDQRVERATTEAAALERVAVAKADRATFLEDSAATLKKGKRAEVERLAVRTRVESDSLMALSVKRNEDARTWTREQREAEDLAALRDRLSRYYYLDAEEMDMVLNDADQSRYFQAKTRALEQYDAASEADAAAKGLRELAAVLRTTAPRSPADAVQRERAAVLNTRADAWQAKADSLDNVAARLRAAASINEGQATVLLQGLSQQDPSGLMALEMRARRTEPLLGEAHAEAGFPKAPKETVTAPAPAAAVTPAPVPEAPVAATMEVATLRMPDELVSDMFELRLAGTRRMEPIPIDAAMPRGLVYKVQIGAFRRPVPEEAFSDMSPMTGERLENGVVRYMAGMFTGYEQAAAAKDKVRDRGYRDAFVVAYLDGKRVTLTEASRMGGGRPAAAVASGTATPPAATVATIERPLPAAPPAAATEVLANYPPTAEAILSAFAPVAEATSYYNVPGAAPARQVETIQGLFFTVQVGVYSRPVALDKLFNITPLNSERIEGGKVRYTSGLHLDMESARTGREQAIARGVKDAFVTAYLNGRRIPMGEANALLERFGPSILAKP from the coding sequence ATGACCCGCTCCACGGGCATACTCTTGTCGCTGCTCTTCCCCTTCCTGGCCCAGGGCCAGGGCGGTGATGCGCAGCTTCGCGCCAAGGCCGCCGCGCTCTTCACAGAGCAGCGGTTCGCCGAGGCCCTGCCGATGTACTCGCAGCTGGTGAGCCTGTCCCCATCGGACCGGGAACTCAACTACCGCTACGGCACCTGCCTGCTCCATGGCGGCGCGGACAAGGAGAAGGCCATCGGCCACTTGAAGTTCGCCGTGGAGGACCCCGCGACACCGGCGCAGGCCTGGTACTGGCTGGGCCGCGCGCACCACCTCAACTACCGCTTCGCGGACGCGCTCACCGCCTACCAGCGATACAAAGGCACCGCCGAGAGGAAAGTGCTGGCCGAGATGCCGGTGGACGCCCTGGAACAACAGTGCCGCAACGGCAAGAAACTGCTCTCCAACCTGAAGGAGGTGACCGTGCGCAACAAGGTGGAGGTGGCCGAGAGCGAGTTCTTCCGATTCTATGACCTCACCGATATCGGCGGTCGCATCGTGGTGATGCCCGACGAACTGAAGACGCCCCTGGACCGCAAGAGCAAACGCCGCGCGCTGATCTACCTGCCCGACAAGCCCGGACCGATCCACTACAGCAGCTATGGCAAGGAGGGGAAGACCGGCCTGGACATCTACCGCACCGAACTTCTGCCTGATGGCCGCTTCGCGACACCACAGAAACTCGCGGGCTTCATCAACACCGACGAGGACGAGGATTTCCCCTTCCTGCACCCGGATGGGAAGACCTTCTACTTCAGCAGCAAGGGCCACAACAGCATGGGCGGCTACGACGTGTTCAAGGCCGCCTACGATCCCGGCATGGACGCCTTTGGAAGACCGGAGAACCTGGACTTCGCGGTGAACACGCCGGACGACGACATCTTCTATGTGGTGGATCCCGAACACCGGGAAGCCTGCTTCGCCAGCGGCCGCAGCAGCCAGCAGGGGCAATTGCACGTGTATCGGGTCTCCACGCAGCGCCAGCCATTGATCATCACCGTGCTCAAGGGCACCTACGCCAGTGAGTTCGATGCCAACGACCGACGGGCGCGCATCGTGGTGGAGGACGCCATGTCACGTGAGCAGGTCGCTGATGCGCGCACGGACATGAATGGCGAGTACGTACTGGCCCTGCCCCGCAGCGGTCGTTTCCGTTTTCTGGTGGATTGTGGCCCCAGTGGCAAGACCCACATCGGCCAGGTGGAAGTTCCCCGCAACGAGCAGCCCAAGGCCTACCGGCAGGAATTGGGTCTGGTGCGCCATGGCGATCAGGAGAAGCTTGTGATCCGCAACTATTTTGATACCCCGCTGGATGACGACCTCATCGCACTGGCCATGGACGAGATACGGCGGCGGGCCAGACTGGACATCACGGAAGCGCCTGTCGTGGACGCCACGCCAGCCAATGAAGCACCGGTGGCGGACGTGATGACAAGAGCCGGTTTCACAGGCGACATCGACAAGCAGGCGGCATTGCGGATCGCCGAAGAGGATGCCGCCGACCTGGATCGCCAGGCCATGGAACTGGATGGCCGCGCCAAGGAGGCCTGGACCATAGCGTTGGAGGCGATCGCCGAAGCGGAGCGTGGCACGAAGGAGGCTTCGGCGCTGTTGGAAAGCGCCGCCAACGAGGATGACGATCGCCTGCGTGACCAGCGCATGACCGAGGCCGCGAGACTGCGGCAGCACGCACGCGAAGCGGGTCAACGGGCCCAGGCGGCGCAACGCACCGCGCGCGATCTGGAGAACGAGGAATTGGCCACGCGCCAACAGGCCGCACAAGCGGGCAAGCTCGCCACCGACCTGCGGACCACGCTTTCCACCGGCAAGGACGAACAAGCCCTGCCGCACTTGACCGCCTTGCGTGAGCGGGTCGATCTGCGTGGCAGCGCACAGGCGCAGGCGGACATCACCGAACGCATGCGCCGCGATGCCGCGGATCAGGAACGCGAGTCCGCCAAGGCCCTGCAACGGGCACAGGCCAAGCGTGGTGAGGAGAATGAGCTGGCCGATCGCATCAGGCGCCTGGAACGCGAGGAACAGGAAGCCAAAGGCAGGTCGCGCAAGGACCAGATCGCCGCGGAACTGACCCAATTGCGCGAGCAGCATGGCCATTTGAAGCAGGAGACCGCCGCCGCTTTCGCAAAGGCGCGCACCATGGAACGGGACGCCACCCTCATGCGCGGGCAGGCTTCCCTGGCGCGGCATCTGGTCTCGACCAACGACCGTGGCAGTGTCACCGTGCCCGATCAGGGAAAGCGCGATGGCCTGGCCACACGGATCGTGCAGGCCCAGGATCGCATCGAGGCATTGCCCATCGACGAACGCTTCGATGCCATGATCGCCGCATCGCCGGCCGACGTGGAGGCCCGGACATTCGACTGGGACCTGGCCACCGCAGGTGTGGCCATGGGTGGCGTACGGCCCGGCACACGTGCCATGGACCGCGGCGAGGAGGATGCGCAGCGCGCGGCCGCACGTTCCACGGTTATCGCATCGGAAGGCACCGCTGATGCCGCGACGCCGAAAGGAGCTCGCGTGGAACAGCCGGGGATCTCCAAGGACGCGCCCGACGCGGAGGAGGCCATCGCCGCGAGGACGAACCCAGGCACGGAGAAAGCGGCGCCTCGCACCACGGAGATCCAGCGGACGGAGGCCATTGACGCGCCACGCCGGGCCGAGGTGAAGGAGGTCGCAGCGAATGCGGATGACCGTTTCATGCTGGAGAATGAAGCGGCTGAGCTGCGCCAGATGGCGGCGGCCGAAAGGAACAAGGTCCGTCGGGACAGTCTGGAGCGGCGCGCGGTGGAACTGGAACGCAGGATCGCCTTGTCCCCGAGCGCGCCGATCGATGACGCGCCTGCCGCGACCACGGAGCTTGGAGCGGCATGGAGTGAGGACGGAGAGGACCTCGCCGATGCGCGGCCGCAGGACCCCACACGCGTACCCCTCGTTTTCGGGCCGGACGCGAAGCCTGAGGAGATCATTGACCGCCTGTACCCTGGCTACCAGGGCGACAAGACCCGCTTGGAACGCTTGACGGATGCCGATGAACGCGCCGCCGGTCTGCATGGCCTGGAGTTGATGCTGGCGGACAGCATCCGCGGCGAAATGGCCCTGCAGGTGGCCGTGCTCGAACTGGATCCTTTGCAGGCCGATCGCGTGCTGCCGCGCGTGGAGCGCCTCCGGAAGTTGAGGGAGGAGCACCTGCGCCTTGCCGAGGAACATCTCGCCGGCCGCCAGCGTGAGATCGCCGAGCTCGCGGCCGATGCCGGAAGCGAAGCACCGGCGAACGCCAATGGCAAGCGACATGGCAACGGTACCGTGGGCCACGATCCCATTCTCGATCGCTTCGTGGCCTATGCCGAGGATGTCCGGCAGGTCTATGCCAGCCGTGTCGCCTACCGTTCGAAGAAGGTGGATGACGCCGTGGCCTTCAAGGACGCCGACCTGGTGCGGATCGAAGCGCTGACCGGCCAGATCGATTCTCTGGTGCATGAAGCCGCCGGGAAGCCGCGCAAAGAGTACGACCGGTTGCAGCGCAACGCGGATCGCCTGCGCGATGAGCAGCTCATCATCAGCACGGACATGGGCCAGCGCACGGCATTCCTCAGCCGTGAGGAATGGCGGGTGGCGCAGGACAGTCTGAAAGGCCAGGAGAAGACCGTGTCCAAGCGGGGGCTGCCGCCCACCGAGCCGCTGTTGTTGATGGCCCAGGGAATGAAAAGCGACGCGCAGCGCCAGTTCGATCAGGCCGCCCAGTTGCGCAAACGCGCGGACCGCATCGACGACATCATGGAGCGCGACAGCCTGTATCGCACCGCCTATGGCCTGGAGTTGCAGGCGCTTCGCGAGTTGGACCGTGCCTTGACGGTGAACAGCCACTTGGCCGGAGGGGACCATCTGCGTGGCGAAACGCTCACCTACGAGCAGGTGGCGATGAAGGTGTTCGGCATCACCGAAACGATGCTTGCCGATGCGCGCCGTCCCGCGACTCCGGCCGCGCGATCGCGTGAGGAAGTACAAGCGGAGAAGCCCGCCGTGGAGCTGGCATTGCGTGATGTGGTCGCGGAACGTGATGAAGCGCAGGAAGCTTCGCGTGCGTTCAATGCGGCCCCTGTTGCGCCGCCCTTGGTGGCCGATGATGCCGTGGCCATCGTGCGCACGACCGAAGCGGAGACCGTCACGGAGCGACCGGCGCCGGCCGAAGATCCGCGCGTGGCGGAAGCGCGTGCCAGGGCCGAGGCGGATGCGCAGCGCAGGGAAGCCGCTGTGGCACCCACGGCGGATGAGGTCTTGAAGCGTTACAAGCACTTCCTCGATCCCGATCTGGCGCAGCTGGCCTCCATGGACATGAAGGAGCCTGCCGCACCGCGTCTGATGGACCAGCGCGTGGAGCGCGCCACCACGGAGGCCGCCGCCCTGGAGCGCGTGGCCGTGGCCAAGGCCGATCGTGCGACCTTCCTGGAGGACAGTGCGGCCACACTGAAGAAAGGCAAGCGCGCCGAGGTGGAACGCCTCGCGGTGCGCACACGGGTGGAGTCCGATTCGCTCATGGCGCTGTCGGTGAAACGCAACGAGGATGCCCGCACCTGGACGCGGGAGCAACGTGAGGCCGAGGATCTCGCCGCGCTGCGCGATAGGTTGTCGCGCTACTATTATCTGGACGCGGAGGAAATGGACATGGTGCTGAACGACGCGGACCAGAGCAGATACTTCCAGGCCAAGACCCGGGCCTTGGAACAGTACGATGCGGCCTCCGAGGCCGATGCGGCAGCCAAGGGCCTGCGCGAGCTGGCCGCGGTGCTGCGCACCACCGCGCCCCGATCGCCTGCCGACGCCGTGCAACGCGAGCGCGCCGCGGTGCTGAACACCCGTGCGGACGCATGGCAGGCCAAGGCTGATTCGTTGGACAATGTGGCCGCGCGCCTGCGCGCCGCGGCCTCCATCAATGAAGGCCAGGCCACCGTGCTGCTGCAGGGGCTTTCGCAACAGGACCCCAGTGGTCTGATGGCGCTGGAAATGCGTGCCCGTCGCACCGAACCCCTGCTGGGCGAAGCGCACGCTGAGGCCGGGTTCCCTAAAGCGCCGAAAGAGACCGTCACGGCCCCGGCGCCTGCCGCTGCGGTGACGCCTGCTCCCGTTCCGGAAGCACCAGTGGCCGCCACCATGGAGGTGGCCACCCTGCGCATGCCGGATGAGCTCGTCAGCGACATGTTCGAGTTGCGCCTGGCCGGCACGCGGCGCATGGAGCCGATCCCGATCGATGCCGCCATGCCGCGAGGTCTGGTGTACAAGGTGCAGATCGGGGCCTTCCGCCGCCCGGTGCCCGAGGAGGCTTTCAGCGACATGAGCCCCATGACGGGCGAGCGTCTTGAGAATGGGGTGGTGCGTTACATGGCCGGCATGTTCACCGGCTATGAGCAGGCCGCCGCCGCCAAGGACAAAGTGCGCGATCGCGGATACCGGGACGCCTTCGTGGTGGCCTATCTGGATGGCAAGCGTGTCACGCTGACGGAGGCCAGCCGCATGGGCGGAGGACGTCCTGCGGCGGCTGTTGCCAGTGGTACCGCCACACCACCGGCCGCAACGGTGGCTACCATCGAGCGGCCCCTGCCCGCGGCACCACCGGCCGCCGCCACGGAGGTGCTGGCGAACTATCCCCCCACGGCCGAGGCCATTCTTTCGGCATTCGCTCCGGTGGCGGAAGCGACCAGCTACTACAATGTGCCGGGCGCCGCTCCTGCGCGGCAGGTGGAGACCATCCAAGGCCTCTTCTTCACCGTGCAGGTGGGTGTGTACAGCAGGCCCGTGGCGCTGGACAAGCTCTTCAACATCACACCGCTCAACAGCGAGCGGATCGAGGGCGGCAAGGTCCGATACACCAGTGGGCTGCATCTGGACATGGAGAGCGCGCGTACCGGCCGCGAACAGGCCATCGCCCGCGGCGTGAAGGATGCCTTCGTCACCGCCTACCTCAACGGGCGCCGCATCCCCATGGGTGAAGCGAACGCCTTGTTGGAGCGCTTTGGCCCGTCGATCCTGGCCAAACCCTGA
- a CDS encoding ATP-dependent Clp protease adaptor ClpS, whose translation MSTKHGHEEALLEEILQEPGTSKEIILHNDDVNTFDHVIDCLVEICGHDPIQAEQCAWIVHHNGKCSVKRGTFDQLEPRCTALQDRGLSAIIA comes from the coding sequence ATGAGTACCAAGCACGGACACGAGGAGGCGCTGCTGGAGGAGATCCTCCAGGAGCCTGGCACCAGCAAGGAGATCATCCTGCACAACGACGATGTGAACACCTTCGATCATGTGATCGACTGCCTGGTGGAGATCTGCGGACACGACCCCATCCAGGCCGAGCAATGCGCGTGGATCGTGCATCACAACGGCAAGTGCAGCGTGAAGCGTGGCACCTTCGACCAACTGGAGCCGCGTTGCACGGCCTTGCAGGACCGCGGCCTTTCCGCCATCATCGCCTGA
- a CDS encoding M48 family metallopeptidase → MRAMAILLLAGLLTACAKVPITGRRQMNLINETTLIGMADEQYREFLRTHQVLPPNDPRAQQVRGCGDRIAAAVTKYLTENGMQNRVGQFQWEFNTVQDPTVNAWCMPGGKVVFYTGILPVTATETGLAVVMGHEVAHAVARHGNERMSQAIALEGAGMTLEVLTSQKPGLTRDIFLQSMGLGSGLGMLAFSRKHETEADKLGLIFMAMAGYDPREAPMFWERMSAQSAGQAPPELLSTHPSDATRIRDLEAYMPEALKYYKP, encoded by the coding sequence ATGCGAGCGATGGCCATCCTGCTGCTTGCCGGTCTGTTGACGGCCTGTGCCAAGGTGCCCATCACCGGACGGCGGCAGATGAACCTGATCAACGAGACCACGCTGATCGGCATGGCCGATGAGCAGTACCGCGAATTCCTGCGCACCCATCAAGTGCTGCCGCCCAACGATCCACGTGCGCAACAGGTGCGCGGCTGCGGCGACAGGATCGCGGCGGCGGTGACGAAGTACCTCACGGAGAACGGCATGCAGAACCGCGTGGGCCAGTTCCAATGGGAATTCAACACGGTGCAGGACCCCACCGTGAATGCCTGGTGCATGCCCGGCGGCAAAGTCGTCTTCTACACCGGCATCCTGCCCGTCACCGCCACCGAGACCGGCCTGGCCGTGGTGATGGGGCACGAAGTGGCGCACGCCGTGGCACGCCATGGCAACGAGCGGATGAGCCAGGCCATCGCCCTGGAGGGTGCGGGTATGACGCTGGAAGTGCTCACCAGCCAGAAGCCCGGATTGACACGCGATATCTTCCTGCAAAGCATGGGTCTGGGCAGCGGACTGGGCATGCTCGCCTTCAGTCGCAAGCACGAGACCGAGGCCGACAAGTTGGGCCTGATCTTCATGGCCATGGCGGGCTACGATCCGCGCGAGGCGCCCATGTTCTGGGAGCGCATGAGCGCCCAGAGCGCCGGCCAGGCCCCGCCCGAACTGCTCAGCACGCACCCCAGCGATGCCACGCGCATCCGCGATCTGGAGGCCTACATGCCCGAGGCGCTCAAGTATTACAAGCCCTGA